Proteins from a genomic interval of Rubinisphaera italica:
- a CDS encoding heme-binding protein, producing MFSTTVEHERIYDQIQVEMLEERLVLSSLAGAVANQTTGSDTSSDNSHNASYSHSPNELPPLTTQNSQTDRNIERQQIQESNNYANTPESANQASPLTGADSLNEGSILPTAWETNDSPDPTESATFKSPRIETSGNSQPIPLTSDSGMELTFETDPNLIPNSAEVDLDSMTRSHNATSLPVISQENSPHAESADWFIDQYETVTIRYDFRDAEGYSNTISAEQQALAVKALQGWSDASGGKIEFIQDTEADLSEIVNIGVGDLAAFGHTSQRDGTLGLSQVQTSEQDEQPKVVGMIWLDQAENWENHYNNGNVNNSYDFFTVIAHEAGHVSGLEDIFQSDPAQLMSRGYETEHSLESISQSVNNAIFMPMDSQNGNGANAFVLHAMVATPEQLTPSEVADLLNYGSEVTASNDAIIAIVDRNGNILGVRAEQDVLDTFAGDPQGLAFAIDGAVAKARTAALFSNGDPNNGDGGTFAPLTSRLVRFISQSTVTEREVNSNPNDIDPNSTVRGPGFVAPIGLGGHFPPDIPNTPQVDLFAIEHTNRDSIIHPGDDGIKGTADDVTLRGRFNIDPAFVPAGQELAAPESYGFVSGINPGAQSRGIATLPGGIPLFRDTNMDGIGDTLIGGVGVFFPGPDGYASFEQGFVPGVNQTTDARTNAPKVLEAELIALAVAGGSTQAAEFAHEPLAKTAFAGNPVSDIDLPFGRLDLVGVQLSALGPTAGCVGIQETVELALNTPPGVTSGADQIVSDNGDLNDNGIFDAGIDIEDPMNLGNFTADPQLYRNGLNVPEGYLVTPHASATDPALTAAVVQQIIDDAIEAAEVTRAAVRLEAADQSPGARTRMVFAVTDTNGEVLALYRMQDATTFSIDVAVAKARNVAYYSDPNDVLPIDKDIPFDSSNTSPEPIDPATAFTNRTFRYLSEPRFPDGVDGTPAAPFSILNNPSIDPTTGENIGAPAAASTFTSVLGYDAFNPQTNFHDPGDAGVMPAIGASQKSNQNGVVFFPGSTPLYINNQIVGGFGVSGDGVDQDDVVTYLGATEFLPDGVNIPRADQVFVDGVRLPYQKFLRNPFG from the coding sequence ATGTTCTCAACGACCGTTGAGCATGAGAGAATCTATGATCAGATTCAGGTAGAAATGCTGGAAGAACGACTGGTGTTGAGTTCTCTGGCAGGAGCTGTCGCTAATCAGACAACGGGTTCTGATACAAGCTCGGACAATTCTCATAACGCCAGTTATTCTCACAGCCCAAATGAATTGCCTCCGTTAACGACTCAGAACAGTCAGACAGATCGCAATATTGAACGCCAGCAAATTCAGGAGAGTAACAATTACGCGAATACCCCTGAGTCGGCAAACCAGGCATCACCTCTAACAGGGGCTGATTCATTAAACGAAGGCTCAATCCTGCCAACAGCCTGGGAGACCAATGATTCACCAGATCCAACTGAATCAGCGACATTCAAATCACCACGAATTGAGACTTCCGGGAATTCCCAACCGATACCTCTGACATCAGATTCCGGAATGGAACTGACATTCGAAACAGATCCCAACTTGATTCCGAACTCAGCGGAAGTCGATCTGGATTCCATGACAAGGTCACACAATGCGACTTCACTGCCAGTGATTTCTCAGGAGAACAGCCCTCATGCGGAGTCTGCAGACTGGTTTATTGATCAATATGAAACCGTCACCATTAGATATGATTTTCGTGATGCCGAAGGGTATTCGAATACGATTTCCGCAGAACAGCAGGCTTTAGCGGTCAAAGCGTTACAGGGATGGAGTGATGCCAGTGGCGGGAAAATTGAATTCATTCAGGACACTGAAGCAGATTTAAGTGAGATCGTGAATATCGGTGTTGGAGATCTGGCAGCTTTCGGTCACACCAGCCAGCGTGATGGCACACTCGGGTTGAGTCAGGTTCAAACCTCGGAACAAGATGAGCAGCCCAAAGTCGTCGGCATGATCTGGTTGGATCAGGCCGAGAATTGGGAAAACCATTACAATAATGGCAATGTCAACAACAGCTACGACTTCTTCACTGTGATTGCCCACGAAGCCGGGCATGTCTCGGGACTGGAAGATATTTTCCAAAGTGATCCCGCACAGTTAATGAGTAGAGGCTATGAAACAGAGCATAGTCTCGAATCGATTTCGCAATCTGTCAATAACGCGATATTCATGCCCATGGACTCGCAAAATGGCAATGGAGCTAATGCCTTTGTCCTGCATGCAATGGTCGCTACGCCAGAGCAATTAACTCCTTCAGAAGTCGCCGATTTGTTGAATTATGGCTCTGAAGTGACTGCGAGTAACGATGCGATTATCGCGATTGTGGATCGTAACGGGAATATCCTGGGCGTTCGAGCAGAACAGGATGTGCTGGATACATTTGCAGGTGATCCTCAGGGGTTGGCCTTTGCGATTGATGGAGCGGTTGCCAAAGCTCGCACCGCTGCACTGTTTTCCAATGGTGACCCCAACAATGGCGACGGAGGAACCTTTGCTCCGTTGACCTCCCGGCTGGTGCGATTCATCAGTCAGTCGACAGTGACGGAACGGGAAGTCAATTCCAATCCCAATGATATCGATCCCAATTCCACCGTCCGTGGTCCCGGATTCGTGGCTCCAATTGGACTGGGGGGACATTTCCCGCCGGATATTCCGAACACTCCGCAGGTCGATCTGTTTGCGATCGAACATACCAACCGTGATAGTATCATTCATCCTGGTGACGACGGCATTAAAGGAACGGCTGACGATGTGACATTACGAGGTCGGTTCAATATCGATCCTGCATTCGTCCCTGCTGGCCAGGAATTGGCAGCTCCAGAATCTTATGGATTTGTCTCGGGAATTAATCCAGGCGCTCAGTCTCGTGGGATCGCCACTTTGCCCGGGGGAATTCCTCTGTTTCGTGATACCAATATGGATGGCATTGGCGATACATTAATTGGTGGTGTCGGCGTGTTCTTTCCTGGTCCGGATGGCTATGCCAGTTTCGAGCAGGGATTTGTCCCTGGAGTTAATCAAACGACAGATGCGCGAACGAATGCCCCTAAGGTTCTCGAAGCCGAGTTGATCGCTTTGGCTGTAGCGGGAGGAAGTACCCAGGCTGCCGAATTTGCTCATGAACCGCTGGCAAAAACAGCATTTGCAGGCAATCCTGTCAGCGATATCGACTTGCCGTTTGGACGACTGGATCTGGTCGGTGTTCAACTTTCTGCTTTGGGACCGACGGCAGGCTGTGTCGGAATTCAGGAAACAGTCGAACTGGCCCTGAATACTCCTCCCGGTGTTACCAGCGGAGCCGATCAGATCGTTTCTGACAATGGCGACTTGAATGATAATGGCATATTTGATGCCGGGATTGATATCGAAGACCCGATGAATTTGGGGAATTTCACGGCTGATCCTCAATTGTATCGCAATGGCTTGAATGTCCCGGAAGGATATCTGGTGACTCCCCATGCCTCGGCGACCGATCCCGCTTTGACAGCGGCGGTTGTCCAGCAAATCATCGATGATGCGATTGAAGCAGCCGAAGTGACGCGGGCAGCTGTTCGACTCGAAGCTGCCGACCAATCTCCAGGAGCCAGAACACGAATGGTCTTTGCTGTGACAGATACCAACGGAGAAGTTCTTGCACTGTATCGCATGCAGGACGCAACGACATTTTCTATCGATGTCGCAGTCGCCAAAGCTCGAAATGTCGCCTACTATTCGGATCCCAACGATGTCCTGCCAATCGATAAGGACATACCATTTGATTCAAGTAATACGAGTCCCGAGCCAATTGATCCGGCGACAGCCTTTACGAATCGAACATTCCGATACCTTTCCGAACCTCGCTTTCCGGATGGCGTCGATGGAACTCCGGCTGCTCCCTTCTCCATATTGAACAATCCATCCATTGATCCGACAACCGGCGAAAATATTGGAGCACCAGCGGCAGCTTCCACATTTACCAGCGTGCTCGGTTACGATGCCTTCAATCCTCAAACCAATTTCCACGACCCCGGAGACGCAGGAGTGATGCCGGCCATTGGTGCCAGTCAGAAGTCTAATCAGAATGGAGTCGTTTTCTTTCCGGGGAGCACGCCACTTTATATCAATAACCAGATTGTCGGAGGGTTCGGCGTAAGTGGAGACGGAGTCGACCAGGATGATGTAGTGACTTATCTGGGCGCGACAGAGTTTTTACCAGATGGAGTGAACATTCCTCGGGCTGATCAGGTCTTTGTCGATGGTGTGCGGCTTCCCTATCAAAAATTCCTGCGTAACCCATTCGGTTAG
- a CDS encoding HlyD family efflux transporter periplasmic adaptor subunit, whose product MDREHPQKLLRPPSRQGKALRVLARKDLQFTSRSEGAIVTWIVKDPVSRTYFQLRSELYFLLQQLDGQTPLSELVQKMNETFLERNWTTHDVLGLIKDLIGKQLARSLIVDPELVLLKTEKNATKKGWFNPLYFRLPGWDPTAVLNWLMPFFAWFYSRAAVLFFSCCTLLAFGALVGEWDRFWAEFSFTAFHSTGKGIYCFWLALALTKAIHELSHGIRCRLLGGEVHEIGVAMIVFSPCLYCNVSDAWCLQSRWSRIQISLAGIYAELVLGSLAFGLWLLTGPGFTHDFMAHVIGVTLCSTVLVNLNPLLKFDGYYVFSDLLGVTNLREKSKKLFHYQLAEIVSGKSLRRSTQLPQKYQFLYLLYHVCSIVYTMLILFVISEFLHHLLKPYQLGWISRVVFVQGLMTMLIQGLTSFYKLIKEHKDVSMRPVRLILPLLFAGASGYFLFAVPLSNRTTAPLVATPKLSSYLVADDSGTLSEVEHRNEHHTVESGQKVLTLQDTQHERKAIRLRADLEKQKVITALNEHLSQPQLVAQSRDLENYHLRRMKLLEVEVGKLNVLAQSSGIVIPAASIPIAETLEEKIENKTWDGDIYNTTDSHPYVARQTPLLKIYEDSEFTAAILVTEEEKKALKVGQQITLRLQGFPDVPISGTVSYLSDHVIKNRAGEDWELRNLLNWETQFNAASDAESARYVVRVSWSRQQLPLIAGMQGQALIEHPSSTLAERIGNYLWKNYLRRS is encoded by the coding sequence ATGGATCGTGAACATCCTCAGAAATTGCTTCGCCCTCCCTCAAGACAGGGGAAAGCCTTGCGTGTACTTGCCCGCAAGGATCTTCAATTCACCAGTCGATCCGAGGGAGCAATTGTGACCTGGATTGTGAAAGATCCAGTGAGTCGAACGTATTTCCAGCTACGTTCAGAACTCTACTTTTTGCTGCAGCAATTGGATGGGCAAACGCCATTATCGGAACTTGTTCAAAAAATGAACGAGACATTTCTAGAGCGAAACTGGACGACTCACGACGTTCTAGGGCTGATCAAAGATCTAATCGGCAAACAGCTGGCTCGCAGTCTCATTGTCGATCCTGAACTCGTTCTTCTGAAAACAGAAAAAAACGCGACTAAAAAAGGCTGGTTCAATCCTCTCTATTTTCGACTTCCGGGATGGGATCCAACGGCAGTCCTGAATTGGCTAATGCCCTTCTTTGCATGGTTTTACTCACGAGCCGCTGTTCTGTTTTTTTCCTGCTGTACCTTGCTTGCTTTTGGGGCACTTGTCGGGGAATGGGATCGTTTCTGGGCAGAATTTTCATTTACTGCTTTTCATTCCACCGGCAAGGGGATTTATTGCTTCTGGCTCGCGCTGGCGTTGACGAAAGCGATTCACGAATTATCACACGGAATACGATGTCGATTACTGGGTGGCGAAGTCCATGAAATTGGTGTCGCAATGATCGTCTTCAGCCCGTGTCTGTATTGCAATGTCTCCGATGCATGGTGTTTGCAGAGTCGCTGGTCGAGAATTCAAATCTCACTGGCAGGCATTTACGCGGAACTCGTGTTGGGAAGCTTAGCCTTCGGACTCTGGTTACTGACAGGACCTGGGTTTACCCATGACTTTATGGCTCATGTGATCGGAGTAACGCTCTGCAGCACTGTGCTTGTGAACCTGAATCCGTTGCTGAAATTTGATGGCTATTACGTATTTTCCGATCTTCTGGGAGTGACCAATCTCCGGGAAAAATCGAAGAAGTTATTCCACTACCAGTTAGCGGAAATCGTTTCTGGTAAGTCGCTGCGAAGAAGCACACAGTTACCGCAAAAGTATCAGTTCTTGTATCTGCTCTACCACGTTTGTTCGATTGTTTACACAATGCTGATTCTGTTTGTGATTTCAGAGTTTTTGCATCATCTGCTCAAGCCGTATCAACTGGGGTGGATCTCAAGAGTGGTCTTCGTTCAGGGATTGATGACGATGCTGATTCAGGGACTGACGTCGTTTTACAAACTGATTAAAGAACACAAGGATGTTTCCATGCGACCGGTTCGCCTCATTTTGCCACTCCTGTTTGCCGGAGCTTCAGGCTACTTCCTTTTTGCGGTACCGCTCTCCAACCGAACGACCGCTCCTTTGGTCGCCACTCCCAAACTTTCAAGCTATCTGGTTGCAGATGACTCAGGAACATTGTCTGAAGTTGAACATCGAAATGAGCATCATACCGTCGAATCCGGTCAGAAAGTACTGACGCTGCAGGATACTCAACATGAGCGCAAAGCGATTCGCCTGCGCGCAGATCTTGAAAAACAGAAAGTCATCACAGCTCTCAACGAGCATCTCTCCCAGCCACAGTTGGTGGCTCAGTCGCGAGATCTGGAAAATTACCATCTGCGACGTATGAAGCTTTTAGAAGTAGAGGTTGGAAAACTGAACGTACTGGCTCAAAGTTCGGGTATCGTCATCCCTGCTGCTTCCATTCCAATAGCAGAAACACTTGAGGAAAAGATCGAAAATAAAACATGGGATGGAGACATCTACAACACCACCGATTCTCATCCGTATGTCGCTCGTCAAACTCCGCTCCTCAAAATCTACGAGGATTCTGAATTCACAGCCGCAATTCTGGTGACAGAAGAGGAAAAGAAGGCTTTGAAAGTCGGGCAGCAGATTACTCTGCGGTTACAGGGGTTTCCCGATGTTCCTATTTCGGGAACAGTCAGTTATCTCTCGGATCATGTCATCAAGAACAGGGCCGGTGAAGATTGGGAGCTGAGAAATCTGCTGAACTGGGAAACGCAATTCAATGCGGCTTCAGATGCAGAGTCGGCTCGATATGTTGTCCGAGTTTCCTGGAGTCGTCAACAGCTTCCGTTGATTGCTGGAATGCAGGGACAGGCATTGATTGAACATCCTTCAAGCACATTAGCCGAGCGTATCGGGAACTATCTGTGGAAAAACTATCTCCGTCGATCCTGA
- a CDS encoding preprotein translocase subunit SecA has translation MFIVRNILNNSPHRIPRQLTWLRECSEILDCANNLRGLTDSELKSESLKLKQIFAEQRGGTRDVVQAFSIMRDAARRVHQQEHYFNQLLAGRALLDGYIIEMQTGEGKTLTALLPAYVHALSARGCHVITANEYLAVRDHQFSKPIFNLLGISTGVIRNQDNRNERRVAYSRDVTYATEKEIGFDYLKDRLLIESEPNRMSDDETLIEPHDRPVHRTEMNAAIIDEADSVLIDQARMPLIIAEAIPADAGEVERYRWCRETLPKFRPEKDYLLDPQLRRVKLKPDGRSKLVLEQKSEGMGGYRWHDLQVAMENSLTTSHYFRKDRDYLIVNDQIEIIDQNTGRVIPGRKWQHGLQLAIEMKEEFTQIEQTSTTAQTTVQLLARKYRFLCGMTGTAKSIAGELEQYYDLETIQIATRLPSKRTEVKTKLFKTRAEKCNEIRKVVQELVEQKRAILIGTPTVQSSLELAEVLQSAGIEFELLNAANHALEAEIISQAGQPGQVTIATNMAGRGTDIQVDREVLSRGGLHVILSEMHFSSRIDRQLIGRTARQGEPGSYQFLLSFEDDLFEQLPIQFQKKVQNYSLSLKGTEVPSRAIHWFRSAQQKLEREHGQSRMKMYQHSTMLQQELESLGLIPEFLTD, from the coding sequence ATGTTTATTGTCCGGAATATTCTGAATAATTCTCCGCATAGAATTCCACGGCAGTTGACATGGCTTAGAGAATGCAGCGAAATACTGGATTGTGCTAACAATCTGCGTGGTCTTACCGATTCTGAATTGAAATCTGAATCTTTGAAATTGAAACAAATCTTTGCTGAACAGCGAGGCGGCACCCGGGATGTGGTGCAGGCATTTTCCATCATGCGAGATGCTGCCAGACGTGTCCATCAGCAGGAACACTATTTCAATCAACTGCTGGCCGGACGAGCACTTCTGGATGGTTACATCATTGAAATGCAGACGGGTGAGGGCAAAACGCTGACCGCGTTATTACCTGCTTACGTGCATGCACTTTCAGCACGTGGCTGTCATGTGATCACCGCTAATGAATATCTGGCGGTCCGCGACCATCAGTTTTCAAAACCGATTTTTAACCTGCTTGGAATATCTACCGGCGTGATCAGAAATCAGGACAATCGCAACGAACGTCGTGTTGCATATTCCAGAGATGTGACCTACGCCACAGAAAAGGAAATTGGCTTCGATTATTTAAAAGATCGCCTTCTGATCGAATCAGAACCAAACAGAATGTCTGACGACGAAACCCTAATAGAGCCACATGATCGACCTGTGCATCGTACAGAAATGAATGCCGCAATTATCGATGAAGCGGACAGTGTTCTGATTGATCAAGCCCGCATGCCATTGATCATCGCCGAAGCGATTCCGGCAGACGCTGGAGAAGTTGAGAGATATCGCTGGTGCCGGGAAACTCTTCCCAAATTTCGTCCTGAGAAAGATTACCTGTTAGACCCTCAGTTGAGGCGAGTCAAACTGAAACCGGACGGTCGAAGTAAACTTGTTCTGGAGCAGAAATCAGAAGGAATGGGTGGCTATCGCTGGCATGACTTACAGGTGGCAATGGAAAACAGTCTCACGACGTCACATTATTTTCGAAAAGATCGTGACTATCTGATTGTGAATGATCAGATTGAAATTATCGATCAAAATACCGGACGTGTAATCCCTGGACGAAAATGGCAACACGGATTGCAACTGGCCATTGAAATGAAAGAAGAATTCACTCAGATCGAACAAACCTCCACCACGGCTCAAACCACCGTTCAGCTTCTTGCCAGGAAGTATCGGTTCCTGTGCGGGATGACCGGGACTGCGAAATCGATCGCCGGGGAATTGGAACAGTATTACGATCTGGAAACCATTCAAATTGCAACCAGGCTTCCTTCAAAACGAACTGAAGTCAAAACAAAGCTCTTTAAAACCCGAGCCGAAAAATGCAACGAGATCCGAAAAGTCGTTCAGGAGTTAGTCGAGCAAAAACGAGCAATCCTGATTGGTACGCCTACGGTTCAAAGTTCATTAGAATTGGCAGAGGTACTTCAGTCTGCCGGAATTGAATTTGAATTGCTCAATGCCGCCAACCATGCACTGGAAGCAGAAATCATTTCTCAAGCGGGACAACCCGGGCAGGTCACAATTGCCACAAACATGGCTGGTCGAGGAACCGATATCCAGGTCGATCGTGAAGTTTTGAGCCGCGGTGGATTGCATGTAATTCTGAGTGAAATGCATTTTTCAAGTCGCATTGACCGTCAGTTGATTGGGCGAACTGCTCGTCAGGGAGAACCTGGTTCGTATCAGTTTTTGCTCTCGTTTGAAGATGATCTCTTCGAGCAGTTGCCAATTCAATTTCAGAAGAAGGTTCAGAACTATTCTCTATCGCTCAAAGGTACTGAAGTCCCTTCGCGGGCGATCCACTGGTTTCGATCGGCTCAACAAAAACTCGAACGGGAGCATGGACAATCTCGAATGAAGATGTACCAGCATTCGACAATGCTGCAACAGGAATTGGAATCGTTGGGTCTGATTCCAGAATTCCTGACCGACTGA
- a CDS encoding multiheme c-type cytochrome — translation MTIVNSHCQIPMRLHEIMFWGFQTLLLFTVLGCGPINSSEPQQIQEVHSSEASIEKTFTLSDELSQISRYSVMSSCSSTGCHGQEFPVKTNTEVRSCGRNEAVIWHEVDPHTGALSCLNSPLAAQIMSKLYDENNRLAIRETSCLSCHAPQLIPSGFTEKQIELAVMPQNTECMMCHGVEGEWIQAHPNWSVSLENSDEKRMRDAGMTPLSQPHQRVQLCASCHIGSAGDANQGMVSREVNHDMIGAGHPRLDFDFSAFSNAILPHWNHEHEEDHDHLSNWILGQWYGMQATLELLEYRLQTDATGNSQLEFSEMNCFACHRDLDNRVLPMKVNQHEGSKWGNPYQEFFPAMLDSFFHAQNDNKESLVEIVQLKNNLASIDKGFEIHNWSRLDREKGSCKNSLNAMELIQQSEILITPFNSEIEMAQVETFLAAVQKTVREDLRQNHLSWRKAVSLTLLIPHLLAEVEIQTALKVEIESELDELRQVLDFETIPDSSGAGRKYLFHSPAGYFANAETGILIESILSKLDSIFSIKDPDVIPEPILDTQTPLN, via the coding sequence ATGACTATCGTGAATTCTCATTGCCAGATTCCAATGCGATTGCACGAGATTATGTTTTGGGGTTTTCAGACACTGCTGCTCTTTACCGTCTTGGGATGTGGTCCCATCAATTCTTCGGAACCACAACAGATACAGGAGGTTCACTCCTCGGAAGCCTCAATAGAGAAGACTTTCACTTTGAGTGATGAACTTTCACAAATTTCCCGCTACTCGGTTATGAGTTCCTGCTCTTCGACGGGGTGTCATGGTCAGGAATTCCCCGTGAAAACGAATACCGAGGTCAGGAGTTGTGGTCGAAATGAAGCGGTGATCTGGCATGAGGTCGATCCTCACACAGGAGCATTGAGCTGTCTGAATTCTCCTCTTGCAGCTCAAATCATGAGCAAGTTATACGATGAGAATAATCGCCTGGCGATCCGGGAGACCAGCTGTTTAAGTTGCCATGCTCCTCAGCTAATTCCTTCTGGATTTACTGAAAAACAAATTGAACTGGCAGTCATGCCGCAGAATACAGAATGTATGATGTGTCATGGTGTCGAAGGGGAATGGATTCAAGCTCATCCGAACTGGTCAGTCAGCCTTGAAAATAGCGATGAAAAACGGATGCGCGACGCGGGGATGACCCCGTTAAGTCAACCTCATCAAAGAGTTCAGCTATGTGCAAGCTGTCATATCGGATCTGCCGGTGATGCAAACCAGGGAATGGTTTCACGAGAGGTGAATCATGATATGATCGGAGCAGGACATCCTCGTCTCGATTTTGATTTCTCCGCGTTTTCCAATGCCATATTACCACACTGGAATCATGAGCATGAGGAAGATCACGATCATCTGTCCAATTGGATTCTAGGGCAATGGTATGGCATGCAAGCCACTCTCGAATTGTTGGAATACCGGCTCCAGACAGATGCGACTGGAAACTCTCAGCTGGAATTTTCAGAGATGAATTGCTTTGCCTGTCATCGCGATCTGGATAATCGAGTATTGCCGATGAAGGTCAATCAGCATGAAGGTTCCAAGTGGGGAAATCCCTATCAAGAATTCTTCCCGGCAATGCTGGATAGTTTTTTTCACGCTCAGAACGACAACAAGGAATCTTTAGTCGAGATTGTACAACTTAAAAACAATCTGGCATCCATTGACAAAGGGTTTGAAATTCATAATTGGAGCCGTCTCGATCGCGAGAAGGGATCTTGTAAAAACAGTTTGAATGCCATGGAGCTGATTCAACAGAGTGAGATCCTGATCACGCCATTCAATAGTGAGATCGAAATGGCGCAGGTGGAAACATTTCTGGCTGCGGTTCAGAAAACGGTCCGTGAGGATTTAAGACAGAATCATCTGAGCTGGAGAAAAGCGGTTTCTTTGACACTCCTGATCCCGCATTTGCTTGCAGAGGTGGAAATACAAACGGCCCTCAAAGTGGAAATTGAATCCGAACTGGATGAACTCCGTCAAGTTTTGGATTTCGAAACCATTCCGGATTCGTCCGGTGCTGGGCGAAAATATTTGTTCCATAGCCCTGCTGGCTACTTTGCCAATGCAGAAACTGGAATCCTGATCGAATCAATCCTGTCTAAACTGGATTCAATATTTTCGATCAAAGATCCAGATGTGATCCCTGAGCCCATACTTGATACACAAACCCCCTTGAACTGA
- a CDS encoding multiheme c-type cytochrome produces the protein MNSFQLIIIAFFASLLSAGHPLIAEDFSGPSLNPLPVINAQPTPARHDVSDNLSQGPLLYLGAVSCSSSNCHGSVKANAPLSSLSYTIWKRQDPHAQAYRTLTNDRSKKIAEQLQLEAPAEKSAICINCHAAPQNTYEFSNSTTNSSNLEFVSNGVSCEACHGQAAKWLEPHRSYTWNSPLWNESRKSKTGFKQLKSTVIRAETCASCHIGSAGRDVNHELIAAGHPRLLFEYTSYMDLYAQQAAHWDIGKDHKRSDGINSAESADHALNSWAIGQLVCSSQVQKLLHQRSENPNAVWPELAEYSCYSCHHDLSRTESPDPNWRQKAFAPITRPFVRSEFYSLFNRAILESAGLKVGHDSMSKLESLNIQVCQMKPQHRDQINELSDSVSNQLDLQIQHYISQTKDLDQLRKNILSDLLNQDRVDSIQSWDVATQYFLALSSLNTDLLNSQQKMQSLRALLTIRSNLAFPSFEVDRLGTQQKYLINSPQWNSPVPLLKIQHEIESLQ, from the coding sequence ATGAATAGTTTCCAGTTAATCATCATCGCATTTTTTGCCAGTCTATTATCAGCAGGTCATCCTCTGATCGCAGAGGACTTCTCTGGACCAAGCCTTAATCCTCTGCCTGTTATTAATGCTCAACCAACCCCAGCCAGGCACGATGTTTCTGATAACCTGAGTCAAGGTCCCCTGCTCTATTTGGGGGCGGTCTCCTGCTCTTCCTCAAATTGCCATGGTAGTGTGAAGGCAAATGCTCCACTTTCTTCGCTTTCCTATACCATCTGGAAACGGCAAGATCCCCATGCACAAGCCTACCGCACATTAACGAACGACCGCTCAAAGAAAATCGCCGAACAATTACAACTGGAAGCTCCCGCAGAAAAGTCAGCGATTTGTATCAATTGTCATGCCGCTCCTCAGAATACTTATGAGTTTTCCAATTCAACAACCAACTCTTCGAATCTTGAATTTGTTTCGAACGGAGTCAGTTGTGAAGCCTGTCATGGGCAGGCTGCAAAATGGCTGGAACCACACCGAAGTTATACCTGGAATTCACCACTCTGGAATGAATCTCGTAAGAGCAAGACTGGGTTCAAACAACTCAAATCGACAGTCATCCGCGCAGAAACCTGTGCGAGTTGTCATATCGGAAGTGCTGGACGTGATGTCAATCATGAATTGATCGCTGCCGGGCATCCCAGGCTGTTATTCGAGTACACATCCTATATGGATTTGTATGCTCAACAGGCAGCGCATTGGGATATTGGGAAAGATCATAAACGATCAGATGGAATCAACTCTGCTGAATCAGCTGATCACGCATTGAATTCCTGGGCCATTGGCCAACTGGTCTGTTCCAGTCAAGTTCAGAAGCTTCTGCATCAGCGATCAGAGAACCCCAATGCAGTGTGGCCGGAACTTGCGGAGTATTCGTGTTATTCCTGTCATCACGATTTATCTCGCACTGAGTCACCTGATCCGAACTGGCGACAAAAAGCTTTTGCTCCAATAACAAGACCATTTGTGCGTTCGGAATTCTATTCTCTGTTTAATCGTGCCATATTGGAGTCTGCGGGTCTCAAAGTTGGCCACGATTCCATGAGCAAACTGGAATCGCTGAACATTCAAGTCTGCCAGATGAAACCGCAGCATCGCGATCAGATTAATGAACTTTCTGATTCGGTTTCCAATCAACTCGATCTGCAAATCCAACACTATATTTCGCAGACGAAGGATCTCGATCAGTTGCGTAAAAATATATTGTCCGATCTACTGAATCAGGATCGCGTTGATTCCATCCAAAGCTGGGATGTGGCAACTCAATATTTTCTGGCACTCTCTTCATTGAACACAGATCTGCTTAACTCACAACAGAAAATGCAATCGCTTAGGGCATTGCTGACTATTCGGTCTAATCTGGCATTTCCCTCATTCGAGGTGGATCGGCTTGGCACTCAACAGAAATATCTGATTAACAGCCCGCAATGGAACAGCCCTGTCCCATTATTAAAGATCCAGCATGAGATTGAGTCACTTCAATAA